A region from the Cellvibrio sp. PSBB006 genome encodes:
- a CDS encoding TonB-dependent receptor encodes MTHRPKHSQPGIAARNPLTLALQAATLALAAATALPVMAQVTEPAASVKKSYNIPAGPLGRALSTFAMEAGVLLSFDPVLTANKQTQGLRGEYGVQDGFSVLLAGSGLSLVRQADGSYSLQAITGAAAAQLPAVKISSSYEPLNAGVSGNRRVVSQEDIDRIQANDLEDVFRKTPSVAVGGSVGIAEKVYVRGLEDALLNVTIDGATQAGVLFHHAGRLSIEPELLKQVEVHAGAGVATDGPGALGGAIRFTTKDPEDLLRPGERFGALIKGGYFDNTEGYKASVNLFGRFNDNWSGMATVAKSDSDAITDGNGTELGGTESEQTMGFAKVVGKLTDSQTVRVSYDLREDDGIRAQRPQWVISDWNPGYPLKIERETVNLGYQLNPADNPFLNLEVTVYDTQAELEQNVIGRWGVYNGSSESQGVNLRNTTQLSSHELIYGAEYRDDTVNAGPGTDPSEQEENGSVTGFFVQDLYQVTDKLLLSAGVRYDDYELTDTDNQEFEADGFSPNVGVSYQLTPTFSVNASYAEALRGRQTMETFLLDSRMNDPELEAEESENTEVGFEYYRDAFGFSGTFYRAQIDNAINDQRIPVNGIPRWVFRNIGDIETEGFDLRVSYDWTQVQVGLSYSDFDSELAGDNGDLELNAYDHGALGNTIGNTWTADVAYQVNDALELGWNGRLVESLENIRTSAGTVDKSGYAVHDIYAQWFVTPDFNVTFTVKNLFDKYYIDHATNGSFEHIPGYEGIIGLSEPGRDLRLTLSWRI; translated from the coding sequence ATGACTCATCGCCCCAAGCATTCGCAGCCCGGTATTGCTGCGCGTAACCCCTTAACCCTGGCGCTGCAAGCCGCGACCCTGGCTTTAGCCGCCGCAACCGCTTTGCCTGTCATGGCACAAGTGACTGAACCCGCCGCATCGGTTAAAAAAAGCTACAACATCCCCGCCGGCCCCCTGGGACGCGCGCTATCAACCTTTGCCATGGAAGCCGGTGTGCTCCTGTCTTTTGACCCGGTCCTTACGGCCAATAAACAAACCCAGGGCCTGCGCGGTGAATACGGCGTGCAGGACGGTTTCAGTGTCTTGCTGGCTGGCAGCGGTTTGAGCCTGGTGCGTCAGGCTGATGGCAGTTACTCGTTGCAAGCCATTACCGGCGCGGCGGCTGCACAACTACCTGCCGTAAAAATCTCCAGCAGCTACGAACCCTTGAATGCCGGCGTTAGCGGCAATCGCCGCGTCGTCAGCCAGGAAGATATTGATCGCATCCAGGCCAACGATCTGGAAGATGTGTTTCGTAAAACCCCGTCCGTTGCGGTGGGTGGCTCTGTGGGCATCGCGGAAAAAGTGTATGTGCGCGGCCTGGAAGATGCCTTGTTAAACGTAACCATTGATGGCGCGACCCAAGCCGGCGTGTTGTTTCACCACGCCGGCCGTTTAAGCATTGAGCCCGAATTGTTAAAACAAGTTGAGGTGCACGCCGGTGCCGGTGTGGCTACCGACGGCCCCGGTGCACTCGGCGGCGCCATTCGTTTTACCACCAAAGACCCGGAAGATTTGTTGCGTCCCGGTGAGCGGTTTGGTGCGTTGATTAAAGGCGGTTATTTCGATAACACCGAAGGTTACAAAGCCAGCGTGAATCTGTTCGGGCGTTTCAATGACAACTGGAGCGGAATGGCGACAGTAGCCAAGTCTGATAGCGATGCCATCACTGATGGTAACGGCACGGAATTAGGCGGTACTGAATCTGAACAAACCATGGGCTTTGCCAAAGTTGTAGGCAAACTCACCGACAGCCAGACGGTAAGGGTCAGTTATGACTTGCGCGAAGACGACGGCATTCGTGCGCAACGCCCGCAATGGGTGATCAGCGACTGGAACCCCGGCTATCCACTCAAGATTGAGCGCGAAACCGTTAATCTGGGTTATCAATTAAATCCCGCCGACAACCCTTTCCTGAATCTGGAAGTCACCGTTTACGACACCCAGGCAGAACTGGAACAAAACGTTATCGGTCGTTGGGGCGTTTACAACGGCTCCTCTGAAAGCCAGGGCGTTAACCTGCGCAACACAACTCAATTGAGCAGCCATGAATTAATTTACGGTGCCGAATATCGCGATGACACCGTGAACGCCGGTCCAGGTACTGATCCCAGCGAGCAGGAAGAAAATGGCAGCGTCACCGGCTTTTTTGTGCAGGATCTGTATCAGGTCACGGATAAATTATTGTTGAGCGCCGGCGTGCGCTATGACGATTATGAATTGACAGACACGGACAACCAGGAATTCGAAGCAGACGGTTTCAGCCCTAACGTTGGTGTCAGCTATCAGCTCACTCCCACGTTCAGTGTCAACGCCAGTTACGCCGAAGCGTTGCGCGGCCGCCAGACCATGGAGACGTTCCTGCTCGATTCCCGCATGAATGATCCGGAGCTGGAAGCCGAAGAATCGGAAAATACGGAAGTTGGTTTTGAATACTACCGCGATGCGTTTGGTTTCTCCGGTACCTTTTACCGCGCACAGATCGACAACGCCATCAACGACCAACGTATTCCGGTAAACGGTATACCGCGCTGGGTATTCCGCAATATCGGCGATATTGAAACCGAAGGTTTTGATTTGCGCGTGAGCTACGACTGGACGCAAGTGCAAGTCGGTTTGAGCTATAGCGACTTTGATTCCGAACTGGCCGGCGATAATGGCGATCTGGAACTCAATGCCTATGATCACGGCGCACTGGGCAACACCATCGGCAACACCTGGACGGCCGACGTCGCCTATCAAGTGAATGATGCCCTGGAATTGGGATGGAACGGTCGTCTGGTCGAAAGCCTCGAAAACATTCGCACTTCCGCAGGCACCGTGGATAAATCCGGTTATGCCGTACACGACATCTATGCGCAATGGTTTGTCACACCGGACTTCAACGTGACCTTCACGGTCAAGAACCTGTTTGATAAATACTATATCGACCATGCCACCAACGGCAGCTTCGAACACATTCCCGGTTATGAAGGCATCATTGGTTTGTCAGAGCCGGGCCGTGATCTCCGCTTAACCTTAAGCTGGCGGATATAA
- a CDS encoding DUF4442 domain-containing protein, translated as MKAGVFRRLVNLWPPLLFAGIRAKVIRADYRYVEVVMKLRWYNRNYVGVHFGGSLFAMTDPWFMLMLMHNLGREYYVWDKQGAIDYIAPGRGIVTAHFQIDDDILDEIKARTANGEKYLPEFHIEIRDEQQQVVARVHRVLYVRKKPAARSA; from the coding sequence TTGAAAGCCGGAGTATTTCGTCGTTTGGTTAATTTGTGGCCACCCTTGTTGTTTGCCGGTATCCGCGCAAAGGTGATTCGCGCTGATTATCGGTATGTAGAAGTGGTGATGAAGTTGCGTTGGTACAACCGCAATTACGTCGGCGTTCATTTTGGTGGTAGCTTGTTTGCCATGACGGACCCCTGGTTCATGCTGATGTTGATGCACAACCTGGGGCGTGAGTATTACGTGTGGGATAAACAGGGCGCGATTGATTACATTGCGCCGGGTCGCGGAATCGTCACAGCACATTTTCAAATTGATGATGACATCCTGGATGAAATCAAAGCGCGTACCGCGAATGGTGAAAAGTATCTGCCGGAGTTTCACATCGAGATACGCGATGAACAACAGCAAGTGGTTGCTCGTGTACACCGTGTATTGTACGTCCGCAAAAAACCGGCGGCGCGTAGCGCTTGA
- a CDS encoding sigma-70 family RNA polymerase sigma factor produces MANLVQSHAIHTLYNDHQGWLHGWLRSKLGNTWDAADLVHDTFVKVLLKDEWSFIREPRAYLTTIAHGLMVNSLRRKDLERAYLDAIAHLPEDEYPSPETRALVLETLIEIDVMLDGLAPNVRHAFLLLQLEGLRHAEIAERLGVSVSSVRQYIAKAIQHCVLRHHE; encoded by the coding sequence ATGGCGAATCTGGTTCAGAGTCATGCCATTCACACGCTCTATAACGATCATCAAGGCTGGTTACATGGCTGGTTGCGCAGCAAACTCGGTAATACCTGGGATGCTGCGGACCTCGTTCATGACACCTTCGTGAAGGTGCTATTAAAAGATGAATGGAGCTTTATTCGTGAACCCCGTGCTTACCTGACCACCATTGCCCATGGATTGATGGTAAACAGCCTGCGCCGCAAGGATCTTGAGCGAGCTTACCTGGATGCCATCGCGCATCTGCCAGAAGATGAATACCCTTCCCCCGAAACCCGCGCGCTGGTGCTGGAAACCCTGATAGAAATCGACGTTATGCTGGATGGCCTGGCTCCCAACGTACGCCACGCCTTCTTGTTGTTACAGCTGGAAGGACTGCGCCATGCCGAGATTGCCGAACGACTCGGCGTGTCCGTGAGTTCCGTGCGGCAATATATCGCCAAAGCCATTCAGCATTGCGTCCTCCGCCACCATGAATAA
- a CDS encoding glycerophosphodiester phosphodiesterase family protein, protein MSRKPHTLSKFTVFVSVACLSVLACAGKHHDDEKKHYHTDHSHKHHQPVEVGPRPFYLVEDMDASPLKRKLQSCAKGPFRKTDFSIGHRGAPLQFPEHTKESYEAAARMGAGIMECDVTFTKDKELVCRHSQCDLHTTTNILAIPELAAKCSQPFTPADLASGTPASARCCTSDITLAEFKTLEGKMDGFNPRATTAEEYMNGTAKWRTDLYADKGTLLTHAESIQLFKKLGVKFTPELKSASVPMPFEGTYSQADYAQQLINEYKAAGVHPRDVWPQSFDIQDVRYWIENEPRFGKQAVYLDDINTPDEAPSQAEVEGWAAEGINIVAPPLWALLTLDDDNRIVPSDYAMYAKAAGLDIIAWSFERDGPLKNGGGWYHQSVRPVINNDGDMMDVLHVLAKDVGIIGMFSDWPATVTYYASCMKLK, encoded by the coding sequence ATGTCCCGGAAACCCCATACCTTGAGTAAATTCACAGTTTTTGTTTCAGTCGCGTGTTTATCCGTGCTGGCCTGCGCCGGTAAGCACCACGATGATGAGAAAAAGCATTATCACACTGACCATTCGCATAAACATCACCAACCGGTAGAAGTCGGACCGCGGCCGTTTTATCTGGTTGAAGATATGGATGCGAGTCCGCTGAAAAGAAAATTGCAATCCTGTGCAAAAGGGCCCTTCCGCAAAACCGATTTTTCAATCGGCCATCGCGGTGCACCTTTGCAATTTCCCGAGCACACGAAAGAATCCTATGAAGCGGCAGCGCGCATGGGTGCGGGCATTATGGAATGTGATGTGACCTTTACTAAAGATAAAGAGTTGGTGTGCCGTCACTCGCAATGCGATCTGCATACCACGACCAATATCCTCGCTATTCCGGAGCTGGCTGCCAAATGTTCACAGCCTTTCACACCGGCGGATCTCGCCAGCGGCACACCGGCATCTGCGCGCTGCTGCACCAGCGACATTACGCTTGCTGAATTTAAAACCCTTGAAGGTAAGATGGACGGTTTTAATCCCCGCGCCACGACCGCCGAAGAGTACATGAACGGTACCGCGAAATGGCGTACGGACCTGTACGCTGACAAAGGTACGTTGCTGACCCACGCGGAAAGCATCCAGTTGTTTAAAAAGCTCGGTGTGAAATTTACCCCGGAATTAAAATCAGCCAGCGTGCCTATGCCATTTGAAGGCACTTATTCGCAAGCGGATTATGCGCAGCAATTAATTAATGAGTACAAGGCAGCCGGTGTGCATCCGCGCGATGTGTGGCCGCAATCCTTCGATATTCAGGATGTGCGTTACTGGATCGAAAACGAGCCGCGCTTTGGTAAACAAGCCGTTTATCTCGACGATATCAACACACCGGACGAAGCGCCCTCGCAAGCAGAGGTTGAAGGGTGGGCCGCTGAAGGTATCAATATCGTAGCGCCGCCGCTGTGGGCGTTGCTGACACTCGACGATGACAATCGCATCGTGCCGTCTGATTACGCTATGTATGCCAAGGCTGCAGGTCTGGACATTATCGCCTGGTCATTCGAGCGCGACGGTCCGTTAAAAAATGGCGGTGGCTGGTATCACCAGAGCGTTCGTCCAGTCATCAATAACGATGGCGATATGATGGATGTGCTGCATGTATTGGCCAAGGACGTGGGTATTATCGGCATGTTTTCTGATTGGCCGGCCACAGTGACCTATTATGCGAGTTGTATGAAACTGAAATAA
- a CDS encoding FecR domain-containing protein, translated as MNNDTLHNDALKAAAQWFVQLTSGDTTDEDRAAWHAWRQQSPTHEYAWQQIENVTRKFSAPGMSAEIGLATLERPASPGRRKVLQHMATVFALGGLGWAGYRHTPWQVWSADYATAVGEQRDVILQDGTQLTLNTDSVVDVHFSSRERRIRVHKGEVLINTAKDTHQRAFVAATEHGDVTALGTRFALACDKHISRVDLFEGALEIHATTSQRTQRLHAGETTRFNHQLVETPFALSHTQPLWLNGILMADNMALPDFIADLARYRRGYLIGDASLTGLRISGAFPIDNTDRILDSLVATLPVEVQRFTDYWITVKRRV; from the coding sequence ATGAATAACGATACGCTTCACAACGATGCGCTCAAAGCAGCTGCTCAGTGGTTTGTGCAGCTGACTTCCGGCGATACCACCGATGAAGATCGCGCCGCCTGGCATGCCTGGCGCCAGCAAAGCCCGACCCATGAATATGCCTGGCAACAGATTGAAAACGTCACGCGTAAATTTTCCGCTCCCGGGATGTCGGCCGAAATCGGTCTGGCAACGCTGGAGCGCCCCGCCTCACCCGGCAGACGAAAAGTATTGCAACACATGGCGACGGTTTTTGCGCTCGGCGGATTGGGTTGGGCGGGTTATCGTCATACGCCCTGGCAGGTGTGGTCAGCGGATTACGCAACCGCCGTGGGCGAACAGCGGGATGTCATCTTGCAAGATGGAACGCAACTTACGTTGAACACCGACTCGGTGGTTGATGTGCACTTTTCGTCAAGGGAACGACGGATCAGGGTACACAAAGGGGAAGTGCTGATTAATACCGCCAAGGACACTCACCAGCGCGCGTTTGTTGCTGCCACTGAGCATGGCGATGTCACCGCACTCGGTACCCGGTTTGCCCTGGCGTGTGACAAACATATTAGCCGTGTCGATTTATTTGAAGGTGCACTGGAAATTCACGCAACGACCAGTCAACGAACGCAGCGTTTACACGCGGGCGAAACCACACGTTTCAATCACCAACTCGTCGAAACACCTTTTGCACTGTCACACACGCAACCGCTCTGGTTGAATGGCATTCTGATGGCCGACAATATGGCGTTGCCGGATTTTATTGCTGACCTTGCCCGTTATCGGCGAGGTTATCTAATTGGCGATGCAAGCCTGACAGGGTTGCGTATTTCCGGTGCGTTTCCCATCGACAATACGGATCGCATTCTGGATTCGCTCGTCGCAACCTTGCCCGTGGAGGTGCAACGTTTTACCGATTATTGGATAACGGTAAAACGTCGCGTATAA